The Lewinellaceae bacterium DNA window AGAGCTCCACACCGGCATCCTTCAGTTCATGCATTAAATTGGTGTTGGGATTAGGCATTCCAAAGCGCTCCTGGTAAGCAGCATCATTCAGGGCATCCTTACCTGCAGATCCATGGAATACCCCCGCAACATGCAAGTGATCGAGTGGGACACCATAACGGGTATGCAAATTGATAAATCGGGCAATACTATTCAGTAACAAGTTGATCTGATCCGGGTTTTGTTCACCCGCATGGATATCAAAAACCACCCGATAATGAATGGTGGTATCCACTGTATGTTGTGGCTGATACCCGTAGTACACCGCTCCCTCGGTGGGTATAGCAGGACCAGGCCAGTGTTTTATATCTTGCCCATAGCCCGCAGTGGTAAGGTAAAGGAGAA harbors:
- a CDS encoding DsrE family protein is translated as MNKSCYLLPLVILLYLTTAGYGQDIKHWPGPAIPTEGAVYYGYQPQHTVDTTIHYRVVFDIHAGEQNPDQINLLLNSIARFINLHTRYGVPLDHLHVAGVFHGSAGKDALNDAAYQERFGMPNPNTNLMHELKDAGVELFLCGQTAYSRGLQPSTLNPAVQLGLSAMTILTEYQQKGYALIRF